A genomic segment from Dasypus novemcinctus isolate mDasNov1 chromosome X, mDasNov1.1.hap2, whole genome shotgun sequence encodes:
- the CYLC1 gene encoding cylicin-1 isoform X2, whose protein sequence is MKISGTRILCVVNELSRKKCNREHIALTFPKPPKPGRKKRSRPSELQNTVPTHDKIKLEEVWKPAHNWIRHSLRKSFQRPSIYFAVRRQAPFRQAYTPKIHPEKAESKESKVDKKGTALKKDSGKITGPQEKTPEPKKAEKGEKSKGQHKAGKTLSNSFYEGEPSKNSKSKLDTTPEFKHSKDVLKKDTKNDKRYSKNFKETDTETICKKNNPRKDSKKSSKNSDAESEICSKNSSHVDLMVYLEVSSAEPMDSDLWLNNYSQNNAKKGTKKDAKKDSKKGSDAESADSKDSKKDAKKEKNPSKKDKKKDAKKDAESTDAESLDSKGSKKDEKNKKMSTKDKKKDTKKDADSSDVESVDSKGPKKDEKKDKKNDKKKGAKKEIESTDAASDSELETKKGKKEEKKDSKKDDKKKPAKKEPESTDVESESELESKKGKKDEKKDKKASKKDDTKKYARKDTDSESESEWESKKDNKSAKKNKDTKKDSKKDAKKDTESTDAESDEYAKKGPRKPSKSAFKDSDAESEDSLYKPGKKGLDKTDVKSTDSKKEGLGLRRDFKMTSKKTTFQDKDKKTITGRVPPSRERPPLPPCEPLSPSPKVRRLCRCRMPPPPPKPRYAPLPEAEWIRKLL, encoded by the exons ATGAAGATATCTGGAACCAGAATTCTCTGTGTCG TGAATGAATTAAGCAGAAAAAAATGCAATAGAGAACACATTGCTTTGACATTTCCCAAACCACCCAAGCCAGGTAGAAAAAAGAGATCAAGACCTTCGGAATTACAGAACACAGTTCCT ACGCATGACAAAATAAAATTAGAGGAAGTTTGGAAGCCAGCTCATAATTGGATAAGGCattctttaagaaaaagtttcCAAAGACCATCTATTTACTTTGCTGTCAGGAGACAGGCTCCATTCAGACAGGCTTATACTCCCAAAATCCATCCTGAAAAGGCAGAATCTAAAGAGTCTAAAGTTGACAAAAAAGGAACAGCTTTgaagaaagattctgggaaaatAACAGGCCCACAGGAAAAAACTCCAGAACCCAAGAAAGCAGAAAAAGGTGAGAAATCTAAGGGACAACATAAAGCAGGTAAAACACtatcaaactcattttatgaaggtGAACCATCTAAAAATTCAAAGAGCaaattagatacaaccccagaatTCAAGCATTCTAAGGATGTCTTAAAGAAGGACACAAAAAATGATAAGAGATATTCAAAGAATTTCAAGGAGACAGATACTGAAACAATATGTAAAAAGAACAATCCAAGGAAAGATTCTAAGAAAAGCTCAAAGAATTCTGATGCTGAATCAGAAATTTGCTCAAAGAATAGTTCACATGTAGATTTAATGGTGTATTTAGAAGTCTCTAGTGCTGAACCCATGGATTCTGATTTGTGGCTAAATAATTACTCCCAGAATAATGCAAAGAAAGGTACAAAGAAAGATGCTAAGAAGGATTCAAAGAAAGGCTCTGATGCTGAATCTGCAGACTCAAAGGATTCAAAGAAAGatgcaaagaaagagaagaatccttcaaagaaagacaagaaaaaggaTGCAAAGAAAGATGCAGAGTCTACTGATGCAGAATCTCTTGACTCAAAGGGTtcaaagaaagatgaaaagaataagaaaatgtcaacaaaagacaagaaaaaggaTACAAAGAAGGATGCAGATTCTTCTGATGTGGAATCTGTAGACTCAAAGGGTccaaagaaagatgaaaagaaggaTAAGAAAAATGACAAGAAAAAGGGAGCAAAGAAGGAAATAGAGTCTACAGATGCTGCATCTGATTCTGAACTGGAGACAAAGAAGggtaagaaagaggaaaagaaagattcAAAGAAAGATGACAAGAAGAAACCTGCAAAGAAGGAACCAGAGTCTACTGATGTTGAATCAGAATCTGAATTGGAGTCAAAGAAGGgtaagaaagatgaaaagaaggaTAAGAAAGCTTCAAAGAAAGATGACACAAAGAAGTATGCAAGGAAGGACACAGATTCTGAATCTGAATCTGAGTGGGAATCAAAGAAGGATAATAAaagtgcaaagaaaaataaagatacaaaaaaagATTCCAAGAAGGATGCAAAGAAGGACACAGAGTCTACTGATGCTGAATCTGATGAATATGCAAAGAAAGGCCCAAGGAAGCCCTCAAAGTCAGCATTCAAAGATTCAGATGCTGAATCTGAAGATTCACTATATAAACCTGGAAAGAAAGGGCTTGATAAGACAGATGTTAAATCCACAGATTCCAAGAAGGAAGGACTGGGACTACggagagatttcaaaatgacATCCAAAAAGACTACTTTCCAAgacaaagacaagaaaacaattaCAGGTAGAGTTCCTCCATCAAGAGAAAGACCACCACTACCTCCTTGTGAGCCTTTGTCACCATCACCTAAGGTCAGACGTCTCTGTCGGTGCAGGATGCCTCCTCCACCTCCAAAACCAAGATATGCTCCTCTG CCTGAAGCAGAGTGGATCCGTAAGCTGCTTTAA
- the CYLC1 gene encoding cylicin-1 isoform X1 has protein sequence MSVPRLCLGELTNEDIWNQNSLCRQEVNIRPYDNSIPMNELSRKKCNREHIALTFPKPPKPGRKKRSRPSELQNTVPTHDKIKLEEVWKPAHNWIRHSLRKSFQRPSIYFAVRRQAPFRQAYTPKIHPEKAESKESKVDKKGTALKKDSGKITGPQEKTPEPKKAEKGEKSKGQHKAGKTLSNSFYEGEPSKNSKSKLDTTPEFKHSKDVLKKDTKNDKRYSKNFKETDTETICKKNNPRKDSKKSSKNSDAESEICSKNSSHVDLMVYLEVSSAEPMDSDLWLNNYSQNNAKKGTKKDAKKDSKKGSDAESADSKDSKKDAKKEKNPSKKDKKKDAKKDAESTDAESLDSKGSKKDEKNKKMSTKDKKKDTKKDADSSDVESVDSKGPKKDEKKDKKNDKKKGAKKEIESTDAASDSELETKKGKKEEKKDSKKDDKKKPAKKEPESTDVESESELESKKGKKDEKKDKKASKKDDTKKYARKDTDSESESEWESKKDNKSAKKNKDTKKDSKKDAKKDTESTDAESDEYAKKGPRKPSKSAFKDSDAESEDSLYKPGKKGLDKTDVKSTDSKKEGLGLRRDFKMTSKKTTFQDKDKKTITGRVPPSRERPPLPPCEPLSPSPKVRRLCRCRMPPPPPKPRYAPLPEAEWIRKLL, from the exons ATGTCTGGGAGAATTGACCAATGAAGATATCTGGAACCAGAATTCTCTGTGTCG ACAAGAAGTGAACATCAGACCATATGATAATTCCATTCCAA TGAATGAATTAAGCAGAAAAAAATGCAATAGAGAACACATTGCTTTGACATTTCCCAAACCACCCAAGCCAGGTAGAAAAAAGAGATCAAGACCTTCGGAATTACAGAACACAGTTCCT ACGCATGACAAAATAAAATTAGAGGAAGTTTGGAAGCCAGCTCATAATTGGATAAGGCattctttaagaaaaagtttcCAAAGACCATCTATTTACTTTGCTGTCAGGAGACAGGCTCCATTCAGACAGGCTTATACTCCCAAAATCCATCCTGAAAAGGCAGAATCTAAAGAGTCTAAAGTTGACAAAAAAGGAACAGCTTTgaagaaagattctgggaaaatAACAGGCCCACAGGAAAAAACTCCAGAACCCAAGAAAGCAGAAAAAGGTGAGAAATCTAAGGGACAACATAAAGCAGGTAAAACACtatcaaactcattttatgaaggtGAACCATCTAAAAATTCAAAGAGCaaattagatacaaccccagaatTCAAGCATTCTAAGGATGTCTTAAAGAAGGACACAAAAAATGATAAGAGATATTCAAAGAATTTCAAGGAGACAGATACTGAAACAATATGTAAAAAGAACAATCCAAGGAAAGATTCTAAGAAAAGCTCAAAGAATTCTGATGCTGAATCAGAAATTTGCTCAAAGAATAGTTCACATGTAGATTTAATGGTGTATTTAGAAGTCTCTAGTGCTGAACCCATGGATTCTGATTTGTGGCTAAATAATTACTCCCAGAATAATGCAAAGAAAGGTACAAAGAAAGATGCTAAGAAGGATTCAAAGAAAGGCTCTGATGCTGAATCTGCAGACTCAAAGGATTCAAAGAAAGatgcaaagaaagagaagaatccttcaaagaaagacaagaaaaaggaTGCAAAGAAAGATGCAGAGTCTACTGATGCAGAATCTCTTGACTCAAAGGGTtcaaagaaagatgaaaagaataagaaaatgtcaacaaaagacaagaaaaaggaTACAAAGAAGGATGCAGATTCTTCTGATGTGGAATCTGTAGACTCAAAGGGTccaaagaaagatgaaaagaaggaTAAGAAAAATGACAAGAAAAAGGGAGCAAAGAAGGAAATAGAGTCTACAGATGCTGCATCTGATTCTGAACTGGAGACAAAGAAGggtaagaaagaggaaaagaaagattcAAAGAAAGATGACAAGAAGAAACCTGCAAAGAAGGAACCAGAGTCTACTGATGTTGAATCAGAATCTGAATTGGAGTCAAAGAAGGgtaagaaagatgaaaagaaggaTAAGAAAGCTTCAAAGAAAGATGACACAAAGAAGTATGCAAGGAAGGACACAGATTCTGAATCTGAATCTGAGTGGGAATCAAAGAAGGATAATAAaagtgcaaagaaaaataaagatacaaaaaaagATTCCAAGAAGGATGCAAAGAAGGACACAGAGTCTACTGATGCTGAATCTGATGAATATGCAAAGAAAGGCCCAAGGAAGCCCTCAAAGTCAGCATTCAAAGATTCAGATGCTGAATCTGAAGATTCACTATATAAACCTGGAAAGAAAGGGCTTGATAAGACAGATGTTAAATCCACAGATTCCAAGAAGGAAGGACTGGGACTACggagagatttcaaaatgacATCCAAAAAGACTACTTTCCAAgacaaagacaagaaaacaattaCAGGTAGAGTTCCTCCATCAAGAGAAAGACCACCACTACCTCCTTGTGAGCCTTTGTCACCATCACCTAAGGTCAGACGTCTCTGTCGGTGCAGGATGCCTCCTCCACCTCCAAAACCAAGATATGCTCCTCTG CCTGAAGCAGAGTGGATCCGTAAGCTGCTTTAA